A genomic region of Lagopus muta isolate bLagMut1 chromosome 19, bLagMut1 primary, whole genome shotgun sequence contains the following coding sequences:
- the LOC125702539 gene encoding Sjoegren syndrome nuclear autoantigen 1 homolog, which yields MSGEGEALRGYNGELLEALAELRARRDELSERIREEEAERGRLQSRIAALTERLARSSERTARHLSARCQLDASIAESEAAYGKILESSQTLLDALKGEIGNASKASESASTSKQTRGQKHS from the exons ATGAGCGGAGAGGGGGAAGCGCTGCGAGGGTACAACGGCGAGCTGCTGGAGG CGCTGGCGGAGCTCCGCGCCCGGCGGGATGAGCTGAGCGAACGGATCcgggaggaggaggcggagCGCGGACGGTTGCAGAGCCGCATCGCGGCGCTCACGGAGCGCTTGGCACGGAGCTCCGAGCGCACGGCCCGGCATCTGAGTGCGCGCTGCCAGCTGGACGCCAGCATCGCTGAGAGCGAGGCGGCATACGGCAAG atTCTGGAGAGCTCTCAGACATTGCTAGATGCCCTGAAGGGAGAAATTGGGAATGCTAGCAAAGCCAGTGAGTCTGCAAgcacttcaaaacaaacacGTGGACAAAAGCATTCCTAA